TGATACAACCCTTATCAAAAACAAAGCGGGCCTGCCATTACCAACAGAACTGACAGGTGAACCTGCAGAAGGTTTTCTTATAGATCAGGCTGAACAGGATAAAAGAAAAAGGACAATGCAGAAGATATGCCTTTCATGTCACTCAACAGGTTGGGTAGATGGGCATTTTGACAGGCTTGAAAACACCATACAAACCACTAACCGTATGACCCTCACTGCAACAGAGGTGCTTTTAGAGGCGTGGGCAAAAGGTGCTGCAAATGGCCTTGATAAAAAAGACAGCATATTTAATGAGGGTATAGAGAAGAAATGGATAGAGCAGTGGCTTTTTTATGCCAACTCGACAAGGTTTGCATCGGCCATGTCAGGGGCTGATTATGGGGCGTTTGATAATGGCAGATATTATCTATCAAAAAATATTCAGGATATGATAGAGTGGTTCAAATTAAGGGTTAAAGACAAAGATAAAAAATAAATACTTACAACGCGTGGAGGAATAAGATGGCGGATCAGAAGGATGTGAAAATCTACACACTCAGCACATGCAGTCACTGCAGGGCAACCAAAGAGTTTTTAAATGAATGCAAGATCAGATATGATTTTACCGATGTGGACATATTGCAGGGCGAAGAGAGAAAGGCTGTTCTTGATGATATCAGGAAGATTAACCCTAAATGTTCTTTTCCGACAATTATCATAGGAGAAAAGGTTATTATCGGTTTCAAAGAGGATGAGATAAAGGAGGCACTTGGCTTATGACAAAAGAAGAGCTTTATGAGATGCTGAAAAAGTCACAGGGGTCAAAGGGCTATTTTTTCAGCAGCAATAAAGAGAGGGTCATGGATCTTATGGAGGCACTGCTCGTTAACAAAGAGCGGTATGGCTACATGTGCTGCCCTTGCAGGCTCTCATCCGGTGACCGGAAACAGGATTCAGATATAATCTGTCCCTGCGTATACAGGGAAGAAGACCTCACGGAGTTCGGAAGCTGCTACTGCAACCTCTATGTGACAAAAGATTGGGATGAAGGTAAGGTGCCCCATATATATGTCCCGGAAAGAAGGCCGCCCGAAAAGATGGGGTTCTAGTTTTTTTAAAAGGGGCATTCGCTTTGTTCAGCTTTATGAAAGGTATTGATCATTTCTACTTTTTATATCTGAAACAGCGATAAAAGGGTTATATTGGTTAGTCATAAATATAAAAAAATCTGGTTTTTCTCCCTTTGCCTATTTTTGAACGCATGCGGGGCCACACACCAGAAAAGGGAGTATTTTGAAAATGTCACACTCCTCGGCAGGCAGCACCTTGAAACCGCGCTCCTTGGGGATAATGAGATACAGATAAGGTACAGACAAGGGGAGGTGAACAGCTATCTTTATGCCTCATGGCAAGATCTGAAATTTGACATGGCTACCCATAATCATGGCCTCTCTGAAATCCTTTTTTCAAAAAAACCTGTAAAGATACTGAAAAACCCCAGGCAGATACATGTTAGAAAAGGAGATGAATGGCAGGCCCTGCTTAAAAGGGCCATATCGGTTATTGCGCCTTCGGGGCAGGGCATGGGTGTTTCTGCGGTATTGAATTATCAGGAGATGGTCCTTTACCGTGATACAGACAGCACGATCCATCTCGCAAAATTCAGCGATACACCGCACCATATCAGGGTTACAGGGCTGTTAAGGGAGAATGAGATTGCCGCAGAGATAGCAAGGCAACTTGACATTGCAGGTAACAATGAAGAGAACAGGAAATTCCTTTTTCGTACAGAGAGCATTGACCACGGCGGTATTGCCTTTGTGTTTATTGATCCCAGCCTTAGGCAGACAGTTTTTTTAACAACGCCCTATAACCCTGAATATTCCCACAGTTCAGGTTCAAACCCGGCCATGTATATGGCTCGATGGTTCTACAGGTCCGGGCTTTTAACTATACTGAAAAATCCTGCAACTACCATGTACAGGCTCTATTGCAGGCTAAGACACACTACAGCAGTGTTGCTTACCGGGAGTAACAGTTCTGGAAAGAATCGAAATCTCCCTTACAGTGAAACAGAAGGAATGGATATTGCCGGGTTTGAAGCCATGCTTGACAGCATGTTTCCGCAGAATAAACCCTTTAAGGGAAATGTAAAATTCCTGATAGACGGGGAGAGTTTTTTCACGAGGCTCACACAATCCCTGAATGATGCAAAAAAATCCATCTGGCTCAGGACATATATATTTGATAATGACGATTATGCTGTAAAGATAGCCGATTTCCTGAAAAGAAAATCTCATGAAATTAAAGTTAAGGTGCTGGCTGACCATATGGGGTGCATGAGCGCGGCAACATCACTGCCCTCTTCGCCTGTACCTGCTGATTTTAAGTTCCCTGATGACATCTTTGATTACCTCAGGAATGATTCTGAAGTTATGGTACGGGCCACAACCAATCCATGGTTTACAGCGGATCACACAAAGACGATTATTATAGACAGCAATACTGCCTTTATAGGGGGGATGAATATCGGGAGGGAGTACAGGTATGAGTGGCATGACCTCATGATGGAGGTGAAGGGGCCGGTTGTGGGCAGGCTTAAAAAGGATTTCAGAAAGGCATGGTCACATGCAGGCCCTTTTGGCGATATAGCGTATCTTTTTTCAGGTGCATCCACATCAAATTATGACCCTGAAAACGAGCCCTCTGAGCTGTATGATATAAGAACCCTGTACACAAAGGCGGGCGCCACGCAGATATTTGATGCACAGCTTGCTGCAATAAAAAACGCTAAAAGATATATATACATACAGAACCCCTACTTTACCGAAAACAGGATACTTAACGAACTTATCCTTGCCAGGGCAAGGGGTGTGGATGTGCGGGTTATTCTGCCCTCAACAAGCGATTATGGCTTTATGGACAGCAGTAATATAGTAAAGACAAATATCATGCTTAAAAACGGCATAAGGGTTTATCAATACCCGCGTATATCACACATCAAGGCCGCCATTTACGATGGCTGGGCATGCCTTGGAAGCGCAAACTTTGATGCCCTGAGCTTGAGGATCAACCTTGAAACTAATCTTGCGTTTTCAGACCCGGGTGCAGTTCAAAGATTAAAGGAAGATCTGTTTGAAAGTGATTTTGCGGTATCAAGGGAAGTAACAGTCCCGATCAAGGTTACCTTTATGGATTACATGGGCGAGATGATCTCAAACCAGCTTTGATCATTTATATTATAAAATTGCCTTAATAGCCTTTACCGCCTCTGAATCCAGAACACCATTTACCCTGTCACCCCGGCACACTGCGCCTCTGAAGCCTATTATATCAGGATTAAGCTTTTTAAGCAGGGGGAGATGCTCGGTTTTCAGAGACCCAGCAAGGGCGGAAAGAAGATTATTTCTTCTGCATTCTTTTAAAAAATTATTTATATTGCCTACTGAAAGACTGGAAAAGAGGTCTCCCTCTTCCTTGATAATTGTATCCATCATGCATCCATCTATGCCTGTCTCTGCGGCAGTTTGCAGGGCGTCTAAAGGTGAAAGGGCATTTATTTTGTAGGCATCACCATATGCTACAGCAATGATCTTGATATCCCTGTCATATCCCCTTACTGCCTTTTTTATCTCCATTAGCATTTTTGTTGCGCTTTCTGATGTCCTCACCCCATATAGACCAACCTTGATATACTGTACATTGCATGAAGCAGCACCAAGGGCAGCAAGTGACATTAATCCGGGCAGATCAGGTGCATCCCCAATCGCTGCGCTTACAGGTATATTCACGAGTGTAACATCTCTGATGCCCTTTATTATTCCAGGGAAGTTTGCACCGAGCGCACCCTCAAGGGGATTTTTTACATCAATAATATCTGCCCCGCCCTTTATTGCGGCCATTGCCTCCTGTTCGTTTACCACACTGATTAAAAGCTGCATGGGAATTCCTTAATTATTTTATTATTACATCGATTACTGTAACTTAGAGCTTATCCTTCTTACCCGAATCGGCACACGGCGCAAGGCACAAGATTATATCATATAGTAAAAATTTTGTTTACCATGCCCGTTGGGTTTGGTATTAGTGTATAGCTTATGGGTTACGTGGATGGAAGTTAATAATTCAGTTACAGGAGAAATAATGGCAACACTACCAGACTTCGGATTTAAAAAAGGCTGGACATATGAGGCTATTATTTCATGTTTTAATATTGATACACCCCATGCCGCTCCCTTTGGGATAAAACTTATAGACATAAATAGAGTTCAACTGGAAATCTACAAGGGTTCAAATACACTGGGTGGTTTATTGAGTACAGGCGAATTTATAATAAACTTCATTAATAGCCCGATATATTTTTATGAATCCATATATGAAGGGGAAAAACTCTCATTTACCCGGGCCAAAAATGTTAAGGCTCCTGTAATCAAGGATTGCACTGCATATATAGAAGCCAGAGTTTCTGGTAATGAAGAAAAAAAAGAGAGCTATATTATCGATGCTGAAATCATCAGCACCACTATGAAGAATGCCCCTGTGCTATTTAATCGAGCAGAGGGTCTTGTTATTGAGAGCCTTATTACCGCTACACGGGTAAAATATCTGCCCGAGGGTGAGGCAGAAAAAATATTAAAGGAAAATTACAGGGTAATAAAAAAGGTGGCCCCTGATTCAGCCTGTGTTAAAACAATGGAGAAGCTGTTAAGCAAATGCGGAACATTTTAATACCCTGTTTACCCGTCATGGTTTTTGACCGTAGACCGCAAACCTTAGACCTTATACCGCGAATTTATGTCATACCCGGATTATAACAAATGCATCCTGCTCCTTGAATCTGAAGGGGTAACCTCACGTGTAATTAACCATGTGAAGGCCGTTCATGGTTTTTGCTTGATCATTGGAAAGAGGTTGATTGAAAAGGGTTACATGATAAACATGCCCCTTATCGAGGCCGGCGCTCTTTTGCATGATATAGGCAGATCAAAAACCCACGGGCTTGAACACGCCCTTGCCGGATGTAAAACAGCAAAAAGGCTGGGTCTCCCCGATGATCTCATCGCCATAATAAGAAACCATATCGGGGCCGGTATTACAAAGGAAGAGGCACTGAAAAACGGTCTGCCGGGCGAGGATTATTTCCCTGTTACACTGGAGGAAAAGATAGTTGCGGCAGCAGATAACCTTGCAGCAGGAGAGAGGCTCCAGACCATAAGGCAGCATGAAGAAAATCTACTCAAGAAGTGTATAGCCGAAGGGGCTAAAAGGTGTGTTGACCTTCACAGGGAGCTTTCCAGAATGTGTGGCATGGATCTGGATAAGCTTTTAGCCGAGTAGATTTTTAACCGATCAGGTGCTTTTTTTATGTTAACCCTGACTATTTTTCAGCAATATCTTACTGGTTTTACTATCAAAACAACCAATTTACCCTTGTTATTTCAAGAGGTTAAAATATTCTTCCATTTACTTGACATGAAAAAACCATGAGGCTACAATGCAAACTCTTTTCGGTTAAGGGGGATATCCCTTTAACTATTTATGCCTCATATAAAAAGGTTTGCGGGTTAAACAGACAGATATTTCTGTTTAGGTATTAGGGTTTTACTGTGTTTTAAAAACAGGTCACATCAACAATTTTAAGGAGGATTTAACATGGCAAGCGCAAAGAAAATTAATAAAGTAATGGTTGGCGAATCTCTGGTTGGCGAAGGAAACGAGGTAGCTCATATCGACCTTATATTAGGGCCACGCGGCAGCGCGGCTGAAACCGCATTCTGTAACTGTCTGACCAACAACAAAGATGGTTTCACATCCCTTCTCGCTGTTGTAGCACCTAACCTTGCTACAAAACCCAGCACAGTAATGTTCAACAAGGTTACCATAAAGGGCGCCACCCAGGCAGTTCAGATGTTCGGGCCAGCCCAGCG
The nucleotide sequence above comes from Desulfatiglans sp.. Encoded proteins:
- a CDS encoding phosphatidylserine/phosphatidylglycerophosphate/cardiolipin synthase family protein; this translates as MVSHKYKKIWFFSLCLFLNACGATHQKREYFENVTLLGRQHLETALLGDNEIQIRYRQGEVNSYLYASWQDLKFDMATHNHGLSEILFSKKPVKILKNPRQIHVRKGDEWQALLKRAISVIAPSGQGMGVSAVLNYQEMVLYRDTDSTIHLAKFSDTPHHIRVTGLLRENEIAAEIARQLDIAGNNEENRKFLFRTESIDHGGIAFVFIDPSLRQTVFLTTPYNPEYSHSSGSNPAMYMARWFYRSGLLTILKNPATTMYRLYCRLRHTTAVLLTGSNSSGKNRNLPYSETEGMDIAGFEAMLDSMFPQNKPFKGNVKFLIDGESFFTRLTQSLNDAKKSIWLRTYIFDNDDYAVKIADFLKRKSHEIKVKVLADHMGCMSAATSLPSSPVPADFKFPDDIFDYLRNDSEVMVRATTNPWFTADHTKTIIIDSNTAFIGGMNIGREYRYEWHDLMMEVKGPVVGRLKKDFRKAWSHAGPFGDIAYLFSGASTSNYDPENEPSELYDIRTLYTKAGATQIFDAQLAAIKNAKRYIYIQNPYFTENRILNELILARARGVDVRVILPSTSDYGFMDSSNIVKTNIMLKNGIRVYQYPRISHIKAAIYDGWACLGSANFDALSLRINLETNLAFSDPGAVQRLKEDLFESDFAVSREVTVPIKVTFMDYMGEMISNQL
- the fae gene encoding formaldehyde-activating enzyme → MASAKKINKVMVGESLVGEGNEVAHIDLILGPRGSAAETAFCNCLTNNKDGFTSLLAVVAPNLATKPSTVMFNKVTIKGATQAVQMFGPAQRAVAMAVEDCVADGTIPVAEADNVFICVGVFIHWQAKDDKKIQDYNYQATKEAIKRAVAGEPKAKEVVKQKDKVNHPFQAK
- a CDS encoding ferredoxin:thioredoxin reductase — encoded protein: MTKEELYEMLKKSQGSKGYFFSSNKERVMDLMEALLVNKERYGYMCCPCRLSSGDRKQDSDIICPCVYREEDLTEFGSCYCNLYVTKDWDEGKVPHIYVPERRPPEKMGF
- a CDS encoding glutaredoxin family protein translates to MADQKDVKIYTLSTCSHCRATKEFLNECKIRYDFTDVDILQGEERKAVLDDIRKINPKCSFPTIIIGEKVIIGFKEDEIKEALGL
- a CDS encoding HDIG domain-containing protein, which gives rise to MSYPDYNKCILLLESEGVTSRVINHVKAVHGFCLIIGKRLIEKGYMINMPLIEAGALLHDIGRSKTHGLEHALAGCKTAKRLGLPDDLIAIIRNHIGAGITKEEALKNGLPGEDYFPVTLEEKIVAAADNLAAGERLQTIRQHEENLLKKCIAEGAKRCVDLHRELSRMCGMDLDKLLAE
- a CDS encoding DUF447 family protein — its product is MATLPDFGFKKGWTYEAIISCFNIDTPHAAPFGIKLIDINRVQLEIYKGSNTLGGLLSTGEFIINFINSPIYFYESIYEGEKLSFTRAKNVKAPVIKDCTAYIEARVSGNEEKKESYIIDAEIISTTMKNAPVLFNRAEGLVIESLITATRVKYLPEGEAEKILKENYRVIKKVAPDSACVKTMEKLLSKCGTF